A genomic stretch from Leptodactylus fuscus isolate aLepFus1 chromosome 10, aLepFus1.hap2, whole genome shotgun sequence includes:
- the MMP21 gene encoding matrix metalloproteinase-21, which translates to MKTDVLAILIFHCLMVSRFSSSEKLFHRRDHSDLEPSSLQQAELVTDLVSAQQYLSKYGWTEPVRWEDAITEDNEHLQDKEATAKSRKKSQEPTKSPPFMEALKKFQKLNNLPVTGRLDDATINAMNKPRCGVPDNQVSKDIQERPKLTEAMSKTNQGEGAPKKRAKRFLDMLMFSDNYRKEQEASEGVGGKIFSKKLLKWRMIGEGYSSQLTISEQRYVFRLAFRMWSEVMPVDFVEDNTSPLSHVDIKLGFGRGRHLGCSRAFDGSGQEFAHAWFLGDIHFDDDEHFTAPSNDNGISLLKVAVHEIGHVLGLSHIHRTGSIMQPNYIPQESGFELDWSDRKAIQNLYGSCEGPFDTVFDFLRKERNQFGELVLRYNTYFFRSGWYWMYENRNNRTRYGDPITISSGWQGIPAENIDAFVHVWTWSKDIIYFFKGTMYWRYDDKNDKAYSKDTQGTTYPRPISQGFPGIPSPINAAYFDRRTQRIYFFKDSQVFAFDINRHQLVPNFPKRIADAFPAIVRNNHPRSNLDAAYYSYSHKALFLFKGKHFWRVVSDQDRETNSSLPLNGLYPQQAISEQWFDICNVHASLLKL; encoded by the exons ATGAAGACTGATGTCCTCGCAATACTGATCTTCCACTGCTTGATGGTGTCCAGATTCAGCAGCTCCGAAAAACTTTTCCATAGGAGGGATCACTCCGATCTAGAGCCATCTAGTCTCCAGCAAGCCGAGCTGGTTACAGACTTGGTCTCTGCACAG CAATATTTGTCAAAGTACGGCTGGACAGAACCTGTAAGGTGGGAAGATGCAATCACTGAAGACAATGAACACCTCCAAGACAAAGAGGCCACAGCGAAGTCAAGGAAAAAGTCACAAGAACCAACAAAAAGTCCCCCCTTCATGGAAGCACTGAAAAAGTTTCAGAAGCTGAATAACTTACCAGTAACCGGAAGACtggatgatgccaccattaatgcCATGAACAAGCCAAGATGTGGCGTACCGGACAACCAAGTATCCAAAGATATCCAGGAGAGGCCAAAGTTGACCGAAGCTATGAGCAAAACAAACCAGGGTGAGGGAGCTCCAAAGAAACGTGCCAAGAGGTTCCTGGACATGTTAATGTTCTCAGACAATTATAGGAAAGAACAAGAAGCGTCTGAGGGTGTTGGAGGGAAAATATTCAGCAAGAAGCTCCTGAAATGGCGCATGATCGGGGAAGGATACAGCAGCCAGCTTACTATAAGTGAGCAGAGATACGTCTTTAGGTTAGCCTTCCGAATGTGGAGCGAGGTCATGCCCGTGGACTTTGTAGAAGACAATACATCGCCATTGTCACATGTCGATATCAAGCTGGGCTTTGGACGAG GGCGGCACTTGGGTTGCTCCAGAGCCTTTGACGGCTCCGGCCAGGAGTTTGCACACGCCTGGTTCCTCGGAGACATCCATTTTGATGACGATGAACATTTTACCGCCCCGAGCAACGATAATGGGATCAGTCTTCTCAAA GTTGCAGTTCATGAAATCGGCCATGTTCTCGGGCTATCTCACATCCACAGGACTGGATCAATAATGCAGCCCAATTACATCCCCCAGGAATCAGGTTTCGAATTGGACTGGTCTGACAGGAAAGCAATACAGAACCTCTACG GGTCATGTGAAGGACCTTTTGACACAGTATTTGATTTTCTGAGAAAGGAGAGGAACCAATTTGGAGAGCTGGTCCTGCGGTACAACACGTACTTCTTCAGGAGCGGCTGGTACTGGATGTATGAGAATAGGAATAACAGGACCCGCTATGGAGATCCCATCACTATATCATCGGGCTGGCAGGGCATCCCGGCAGAGAACATTGATGCCTTCGTTCATGTGTGGACCTGGTCCAAGGACATCATCTACTTCTTCAAAG GGACGATGTACTGGAGGTACGATGACAAAAATGACAAAGCCTACTCTAAGGACACTCAGGGGACGACTTACCCCCGGCCCATTTCTCAAGGctttcctggaattcccagtccaATCAATGCGGCCTACTTCGACAGGAGGACCCAGAGAATTTACTTCTTTAAAGACTCCCAG GTCTTTGCCTTTGACATAAACAGACACCAGCTGGTACCCAACTTTCCGAAGAGAATCGCGGATGCCTTTCCTGCCATTGTTCGCAACAACCATCCCCGAAGTAACCTGGACGCGGCCTATTACTCCTACAGCCACAAAGCCCTCTTCCTGTTTAAAGGCAAGCACTTCTGGAGAGTGGTCAGTGACCAAGACAGGGAGACTAATTCATCTCTGCCCCTCAATGGCTTGTACCCCCAGCAAGCCATCTCGGAGCAGTGGTTCGATATCTGTAACGTACACGCATCACTATTAAAACTGTGA